The Prevotella sp. E9-3 genome has a window encoding:
- a CDS encoding SGNH/GDSL hydrolase family protein: protein MRPFAFFVAALLAIAPVPMSAQSGASAVKKIGFIGDSYVRNHREPVENTWHYKFAKKHGMEYYNYGRNGNCIALDLKQWGTGMYQRYKDMRDDLDYIVVIAGHNDASRGRLDSIGIDTFKQRLSVLCEGLIEKYPHGKIFFFTPWACDDFVGSPRQRVVDAMIEVVGSYGIPVFDAARHSNIFVRSEQFRKIYFQGGKGTDTAHLNSRGHDRFLPVAEHFLMQYIGQ from the coding sequence ATGAGACCTTTTGCTTTTTTTGTAGCAGCCCTGCTTGCTATTGCTCCTGTTCCGATGTCGGCTCAGTCGGGTGCTTCCGCAGTTAAGAAAATCGGATTCATTGGCGATAGCTATGTGCGCAATCATCGTGAACCTGTTGAGAATACCTGGCACTATAAGTTTGCCAAGAAGCACGGTATGGAGTATTATAACTATGGTCGTAATGGCAACTGCATTGCCCTCGACCTGAAACAGTGGGGAACGGGAATGTATCAGCGCTATAAGGACATGCGCGATGACTTAGACTATATCGTGGTGATTGCAGGCCATAACGATGCCTCTCGTGGCCGTCTCGACTCCATCGGCATCGACACTTTCAAGCAGCGCTTGTCCGTTCTCTGCGAAGGTCTCATTGAGAAATATCCTCATGGAAAGATTTTCTTTTTCACCCCTTGGGCATGCGATGATTTTGTGGGCAGTCCACGTCAGCGTGTTGTCGATGCGATGATTGAAGTGGTGGGCAGCTATGGCATTCCTGTTTTCGATGCTGCCCGCCATAGCAATATCTTTGTAAGGAGCGAGCAGTTCCGAAAAATCTACTTTCAGGGAGGCAAAGGCACCGATACCGCCCATCTGAACAGTCGCGGCCACGATCGCTTCCTGCCCGTAGCCGAACACTTCCTGATGCAGTATATCGGACAATAG